One region of Vigna angularis cultivar LongXiaoDou No.4 chromosome 10, ASM1680809v1, whole genome shotgun sequence genomic DNA includes:
- the LOC108322478 gene encoding WRKY transcription factor 72A-like, with product MLKFLDILQEEKTEESANAKGVTSREESEESELVSLSLGISLKGKTKGERKHCKREDEGMYKVLRLGLDINLDPVDHVEAANISSAASSFGEGGKEEEPSEMWPPSKVLKAMKNVDKSEASQNDQPKKTRVSIRARCDTQTMNDGCQWRKYGQKMAKGNPCPRAYYRCTVSPLCPVRKQVQRCAQDMSILITTYEGIHNHPLPISATAMACTTSAAASMLQSPSLSSQNGHGLVNSAISSITNFSAPNYNLDNALNFSTYHVSRPHQFYFPNSSISSLNSHPTITLDLTAPPTSSNLNFSSGFSPLQSSMSPSPWSSYSSYFNSGPLTHKRNHGDYLLNTGHQNQPYLEHLHHPICTSNNNFSQRSLPDSIIAATKAITSNPKFQSVLATALTTYVGNEAGGVRLRENHVLENAELNLKLCSENTIGCASSRYLNVSSSALNPQQGNSSIFPLPSLPEQWK from the exons ATGTTGAAGTTCTTGGACATTTTACAAGAAGAAAAAACTGAAGAGTCTGCAAATGCAAAAGGTGTAACTAGCCGTGAGGAAAGTGAAGAGAGTGAACTTGTGTCGCTTTCTCTTGGGATATCATTGAAAGGAAAGACTAAGGGTGAGAGGAAGCATTGcaagagagaagatgaaggtatGTATAAAGTACTCAGACTTGGGTTAGATATCAATTTGGATCCTGTAGATCATGTTGAAGCTGCAAATATTTCCAGCGCTGCAAGTAGTTTTGGTGAGGGAGGGAAGGAAGAGGAACCAAGTGAGATGTGGCCACCCAGTAAAGTTTTGAAGGCAATGAAAAATGTTGATAAAAGTGAAGCTTCTCAAAATGATCAGCCCAAGAAAACTAGGGTTTCCATCAGAGCCAGATGTGATACTCAAACG ATGAATGATGGGTGTCAATGGAGAAAATATGGACAGAAAATGGCAAAAGGAAACCCATGTCCCCGAGCTTACTATCGATGCACTGTTTCTCCATTGTGTCCTGTAAGAAAACAG GTGCAAAGATGTGCTCAAGACATGTCCATATTGATCACAACCTATGAAGGAATCCACAATCATCCACTTCCTATATCAGCGACTGCAATGGCTTGCACAACTTCTGCTGCAGCTTCCATGCTTCAATCTCCCTCATTGAGTTCACAGAATGGACATGGACTAGTCAATTCAGCTATATCCTCCATTACCAATTTCAGTGCTCCTAATTACAACCTTGATAATGCTCTAAACTTCTCCACATACCATGTTTCAAGACCACATCAATTCTACTTTCCAAACTCATCTATTTCAAGCTTGAATTCTCACCCCACAATCACTTTGGACCTTACAGCACCCCCAACATCCTCAAACCTTAATTTTTCCTCAGGTTTCTCTCCTCTGCAATCTAGCATGTCTCCATCACCTTGGAGCAGTTACAGTAGTTACTTCAACTCAGGACCACTGACTCATAAAAGAAACCATGGTGATTACTTGCTAAACACTGGACATCAAAATCAGCCATATCTTGAGCATCTCCATCACCCTATTTGCACGAGCAACAATAACTTTTCTCAACGCTCTTTGCCGGATTCCATTATTGCTGCAACCAAGGCAATCACAAGCAATCCAAAATTTCAATCAGTGTTGGCAACTGCTCTCACAACATATGTTGGCAATGAAGCTGGTGGTGTTAGGTTAAGAGAAAACCATGTTCTTGAGAATGCAGAACTGAACTTAAAGCTATGTAGTGAAAACACCATAGGATGTGCATCATCAAGGTACTTGAACGTGTCTTCTTCTGCTCTTAACCCTCAACAAGGAAACTCAAGTATATTTCCACTACCATCATTACCTGAGCAATGGAAGTAA